ACCAATGAGGCTTTCAATCGAGGAGAGATGATCCTCTAGGTCCTTCCACTTGAGGGTGAACGATGCCAGGCAGGACGAGAATGCCTGGAGGGCCTCGAAGGCCTTCCGGAGCTCCTCCTTCTTCGAAGGGATCGACGCCATGGCCGCCTCGATCTCTGCTGTCGCCATGACCTACGATACGACAACCCTAACTTAAATCTACCGAAGACGGTGTTCGAAAAGAAGAGTAACGACGAggacaacgacgacgacgacgacgatatcGAACGAAACCCTAATCGAAAGAGCGCCCAATCGGAAGAGGAGAGGACAGATCGGTGGGTAGGGTAAATTTATCCTACACGAACTAAACTCCGACCCGACGTGGGTTCTTGCTTTCCTAATTGAATCCAAAAACCGATAAGGTCCCTATCAACCGTTGGATTTTGATTGTACGGCTAGCAGTCCCCGATAGCACAGCTACAGAAGTAGTAAAATTCGATCTTTCCGAAAAAGtctcttttttgttttcaaaTATACCCCTCTATTTTAGATTTTCCTAGCGCTCGTCCTTTGCCTAATATATCTTGCTTTGACCATcagtcatatatatatttttttcttctcttatttttagaTTACTTATGATACTTATACCAAATATGCTAACCAATGTAAAAAACCTCTATTTTTCattgaattatattttttaataatatcaaaaaaaatagtAGAATATCATGTGCTAGGATAAAATTAGACAAGCAAAAGGACGCTGCTAGAGAAATCCGAAAAGAGACATCTCcgaggaaaaacaaaaaaaaaaactggaaaatcatccttaaaattttaagataagaacataCCTCATAGATCCTAAAATCTATCTTCGAATGTGAGTCTTGTCACAGATCATACAATTACTGTTCCTCGATGGGTAAACCATGAGGACAGATATTATTAATGATGTGAGATGGAATCCGATCGATCCGGTCCTATTAAATTTGATGATGGATTAATTGGGTAAACATTATGGTCTAAGGCCATatctgtttgaaaaagaaaagcgACATCATTTCATTTTAAATCAAGTTCTCCTATAACATAAGTGAATAAATAACCCTAAattgatttagtataattttgAATTGGTTTATTTTATCGTAATTTCTATAATCCAAGGCATATAATATCTCCTATAAATTAAGTACCATACGAAAGATAGTCTATCTATCACTGATTTGTTTAAGGTCTTATAGATGCAGATTGTGCACCCAAATAGGAACCTTTTTTATTACCTTTCACTTGTACTACTTTGTAAATGAGATTATATTTTTTGTGTAATTATTATCTAATTTGATAATAGTTAACTGCTTAATTCCAGTCGGAATTTGGACATGTTTGTATCCATACATCTTAATCATGTAAAATATTTTGATGTATAATGCATGTACAGTTTATTAGGAATGGAAGCAGATGATGTGAAGAATAGTGTATGAGATTTGATCTCAATGTTTAcctgttacatatatatataaacatatttatACTTATATACATATAATTCTTGCATAGCTTATCCCATTCTTGGTCCatgattctttaattattttattagttGTTGCTTTGTTGCATGGCAAAAGTTCTAGGCTTACTTCTTGTAGATGTGCTCTTTGATTTTGTCCTTTTCATCAATGAAGAAATTTTTGTTAATGATTTTGTTCCTCAAGAAGATCTTTTGCCCAATATATAACAGGCATTAAATTAAACCATCTTCTAATTCAGTAGTTCCAGTTTATAATTTCTTTTCTTCCATAGCACAGTTACTAAATTTGCTATGCTTCTTATGATCAATTATTCCTAATATTTCAAATGTAATGTCCTGATTTTTAAACCAACAAATAAGATCTTCACAAGTAAAAACATGAACTCTTCCCTTGTTTTTTTTAGCACTTAATACCTTTTGGTTGATCAAAGGTTGCTGCCAGGATCTGGTTTGTGAAGAGCCTTCTTGTTGGTTTTTATTGGTCATGAAGGTCCTGGTCCTCTCTTCATTTGGTCTTTTGCATATTTGAGCCATTACAGTCCAGTAATTTAACATTTTACTAGCTTTTACTTGTTTGTAAGTCACTATCATTGTTATCGTCAAAcatttgagattttattttatagcatgttttctttttcaGTAATTTTGTTTCTGGAAACATTTTTCTGAAGACTGATCCTTACTCTTCCTACTTGTAACCATCAGCATATGGAGATACTGAGAACATAGTGTCTGGAAGTCATTTTTGGGGTATAAATCTTGAGAAATTTTCATTGTGCTTTTCTTTTGGCTTGTTAAGCTCTGGTGGTCTCTGATACCTACAAGCAACCTTTTTGCTTGTGACAGATCTAATTCAGAAACTGAACAGCGAGAGCAGACAACTTGAGGCTATCAAATTTGTCCATGCTCTTGACTTATTCGACAAGTACCCTCCAGTGTCTCTCTTGGAAGCCTACCTAAGAGAATCCAGAAAGGCTGAGAGAGGAAATAATTCTAGTCAGTCACAGGTATGCATGGTTACCCTCTGTAGGTGTTGTTGATTAAAGGTGCCCATGATTCCATTCATAGCTCCATTTTGTGCATAAACTGCTACAGAATGAGGCCATTTCCAAAGAGCTTGCTGCTGTGAAAGCGGTGACTAAAACTGTCGAGGAATGCAAGCTTGAATCTGAGTTTTCGTGTGAGGATCTTCAGAAGCATATTACTCGGTTGGAGCAACAAAAGGCAGACAAGAAACGAACTGCAAGAGCTGCTACTGccactgttagagctagcccaaGAAATTTAtcacaaggtaattttgacaacccaacaagacaataaaacagaaagaataaaagcgagacaagaacaccagaacaccagatatacgtggttcgatcaattgactttgacctacatccacggacgaaagagaagcaaattactactgcaaaagagggacaattacaaatgccttaggaagatgttcctaggccataaaacacccgaaaatactaaacaaaaaaaaccaaactataagtccaaactatttaactgagtatggacttaaaccaaagcaaacacttaggtttttcttgtggtgtatctgacttcaaagcccaggcctttatttatagttccaagacgagataaCAAAtctgatttttccgatgtgggactatgggacttgccaaactaacaaatctccaccttggcatgtcccaacaaaacttgctccaccttcttcataaaagtccCAACggacaatcaccaacaatgaacaccaaccaagtccaagcactgcttgaacttgtaaaccggaagaggcttcgtaaacatatcagttggattgtccttcgtatgaattttctgaacaaggacttttccctcagcaatgatatcttgaataaaatgaaacttcacatcgatgtgttttgtcctctcatgatacatctggtctttagtcaaatgaatagcactttgactatcacagtaaattgtagtaacactttgatgcagacataattcgctgaacaatcctcttaaccataaaacttctttgatcgcctctgtcactgccatatattctgcctctgtagtagataaagctacgataggttgtaaggaagcttttcaactaactgcacaaccgccaacgcaaaatacatagcctgtcaaagatcttcgtttatcaagatccgcagcataatcagagtcgacgtaaccaaccaaagtgtcacgatttttcccaaattccaaacaaacatctaaagtcccttgcaagtatctgagaatccacttcacagcctgccaatgtgttttacccgggcgagacatatatctactaaccacactgactgcttgtgaaatatctggacgagtacaaaccattgcatacataatactgccgatggcactagaatatggaactttcaccatatattcttcctcttcaactaactgtggtgactgagcagcacatagccgaaaatggctagcaagaggagtactcactagcttagcatttttcatgccaaacctctctaagactttcttgaggtaatttttctgagtcagaaataattttccaactcctcgatctcttttgatctccatgccaagaattttcttagctgctcccaaatctttcatttcaaattcactactcagttgcattttcaaagtgtgaatttctgacaaattcttagctgcaataagcatgtcatcaacataaagcaacaaatatacaaaagagccatcagttaacttccggaagtaaacacaactatcatacatgctcctcgtgtaaccatgacccaacataaaagaatcaaacctcttataccattgtcttggagactgtttcaatccatacaaggatttctttaacaagcaaacatggtatttcttaccatcaacttcaaatccatgaggttgctctatataaatttgttcttcaagttcaccttGTAAGAAAgttgtcttgacatcaagttgctccaattccaaatcatacatggcaactaaagcaagcaaaacacgaatagagctatgtttaacaacaagtgaaaatacgtcattaaaatcaacaccatgtacctgactatagccctttgcaaccaatcgtgctttgtaccttgcatcttcaacccctggaatacattccttccttttgaagacccatttgtatccaacaattttcttacccgaaggcggcttcacaagatcccaagttctattccgatggagagactcaatttcttcattcatcgcaatcaaccacttagcggaattatcacaagaaactgcatctgagtaagaagtaggctcaccaacttcactcgtctcttctgcaacagacaaagcatatacaaccaaatttgcatatctttgtggtggttgaatatctctccgtggtctatccttggctatggaatattgctcttcctctggatcatctgcgtcagtagactcgggaccatctactggcattctttgagtagaagagttcgacttaaaagaatctgaactaccaatctcaagctccacctgcttctgcgcactatcatttgtacaactagtagaatcttctttggaagataacataaacaattcatcaaaagtaacatctctactgattataaattttgaagatttgggatcagaacaccataatctgtatcctttcaccccagaagcatacccaaggaaaatgcactttttagcccgaggctctaattt
The window above is part of the Musa acuminata AAA Group cultivar baxijiao chromosome BXJ2-6, Cavendish_Baxijiao_AAA, whole genome shotgun sequence genome. Proteins encoded here:
- the LOC103989770 gene encoding FRIGIDA-like protein 4a, which translates into the protein MDLIQKLNSESRQLEAIKFVHALDLFDKYPPVSLLEAYLRESRKAERGNNSSQSQNEAISKELAAVKAVTKTVEECKLESEFSCEDLQKHITRLEQQKADKKRTARAATATVRASPRNLSQALYDAALPSIPGTIELSGKPSPRSYLYPSEFHASSGFYDRPASYGGYPMAGLGTGYGSSFYPLGYQK